The sequence TCTGCCGGGGGGATATACCTGGAATATCCGGCATCATGGAATGTGACCACTGACAAAGTTAATGGAACCACCATGGAAATTGTGATTCAGGACCCTTCATCGGTAAATAATCCAGACAGCGCACAATTAGCAGCTTTTACAATACTTAAACTGCAGAAAGAACCTTATCAAACATTAGAACAGGGAAAAGATAGATTTATCCAGAGTTTAATCATTTCTGGTGCAAATATAGCTCCCACAAATACAACAAACAAAACCGTAGCTGGAATAAACGCCACTGAAACTATATACAGAGGTAACAGTCCAGAATACAAAGATATTCAGTTTAAACTTATATATTTCGAGGAAAATAACATAATTTATATTCTGGCATTCCTTACGAGGGGAACTGATCTGCAGAGCCAGGCACCCTACTTTGACATGATATTAAACAGTTTCAAGCTCCAGTAATTAAAATATAATATTAAAATTTATCATTTAATCTGAAGAAAAAATAGCAATGTTTTTAATTTTCCAGTACGGCATATATATATTACTGAACAGAATATATATCTTTATATTCATATTTGAAAGACAGGATTTAAAACTAACAAGGCTGCCTGAATCTGCTTTTTATTTTAACTCATCAGATGATGTACAAAATAGAAAATTACCTTTTTACTCCCAGTTATACTGTTCTAATTGGAAATTTAAGGAATTAGATTAAAAAAATAAATTGCAGTAATGTTTTTAATGATTTGCCTGGAGGTTAAATTTGCTGGAAGTATATATTTTCAAATATTAATCAGAACTACAAGGAGGAATGAAGAATGGTATTGCCAGTATGCGATGTCTGTTTAAAAAGTGGAATGTTATGTCAGGGGTGTGAAAACAAATTAAAAAGTGGTGAAATCACCCAGCTTGACCTGGACATTGCTAAATTACTTTTCAAACTTGGCGAGGGAAAAATAGGGTTTAAAAAGACAATAGAAATAGGTGACGTCGTTATAATCGTGACAGATAAAGACCAGGTTGGAAAGATCATAGGAAAGAGCGGGAAAATAGTAAGAGCAATATCAAAAAAGGTTGGAAAGAAGGTAAGAGTTATCGGGGAAGGTTCTGACTTTAAAGAGATTGCAAGAGATCTCATAGCCCCTGCAAGAATTTCAGGGATTAACATAGTCTACGGAATGGACGGGGAGAAGAAATACAAAATAAGGGTTATGAGAGAAGATTCAAGAAGACTTCCCTCAAGATTAAATGTTTTAAACAACATTATGAATCAATTAACTGATGAAAAAACTGTTATCGTTATAGATGACCTCTAATTAAAGTATTTGGGGAAAAATATGGAAATTGTGCTTTGTGTTACCGGAAGTATAGCTGCAACAGAAACTATTAAACTTGCAAGAGAGTTTAGAAGGCAGGGAGTTGATGTTAAATGCTTCATGTCTGACGGGGCATGTGAAATAATCCATCCTTACTCCATGGAGTTTGCAACCGGGCAGAAAGTGGTTACAAAGCTCACTGGGGAGGTTGAACACGTTAAATACGCAGATGCTGACATGATAATTGTTGCTCCTGCCACTGCAAACGTTATAAGTAAATTTGCCTGTAAAATTGCAGATAATCCAATTAACACTCTTTTAATTACAGCTTCTGGTTATGAAACACCTGTTTTGATGGTCCCATCCATGCACAATTCCATGTATAAAGCAGTAAAGGACCATATTGAAACCCTAAAAAATGAAGATATTAGCTTTGTAAAGCCTAAAATAGGGGAAGGAAAAGCAAAATTCCCTGATATTCAGGATATTGTTCTCCATGCCATGCGCCAGTTAGGTAATGGCAAATTGAAAGGTAAAAAAGTGCTTGTAAGTGCCGGCGCAACATATGAAAAGATTGATGAAGTTAGAGGAATCACAAACAGAAGTTCCGGCAAAATGGGTGTTGAAATTGCAAAAGAGGCCTTTATTAAAGGTGCAGATGTGACTTTGATCCGGGGCAAAATGACTGCACACATTCCAAATATTTTTAATGTAATTGAAGTTGAATCTGTTAGCCAAATGCGTAGTGCAGTGCTTGAACAGGTCAAATCTCACGATATTTTTATTTCAGCGGCGGCTGTTTCTGATTTTATTCCAAAAATAGAAAAAGGAGAGAATAAAATTTCATCAAATGAAGATATCACTTTGAAACTTGAACGAGCGCCAAAAATAATTGGTGAAGTTAAAAAAATTAATCCTGAAATCTTTTTAGTAGGTTTTAAAGTTGAATATAATATTTCAAGGGATGAATTGATCAAATCGGCATCTAAAAGGATTGAAGAGCACGGGATTGACCTTATGGTTGCAAATGATGTTGCAGTTGAAGGTGCTGGTTTTGGTGAGGATAGAAATCAGGTTATTTTAATTGACGGTGAAATTGTTGATGTTCCTTTGAGCCTTAAAAAGGATGTTGCTTCTAAAATTATTGATAGAGTTTTGAAAAAATATAGTCTAAATTTTTAAATTACTTTTCTTCATCTTCTTCAATAACAGGTCCACGATATCTGCAGTCGAAACATTCCCATATGGGTCCCATATCTGGGATTACCCATTTTATGTTAGTAGAACCACAATTTGGACATTTTTTAACTGTAACCATTTTTTACCCCCAATACGTCAATAAGTTATGCACCTGACTATGTTCTATGGGTCTTAATAACCTTTTCCCTATTAATCGGCCTGTCAGTTGTAAGGTGCAGGTTGTACTGTCTGTTTTTTTGATTTGTAGGAGCCAGTTTATCGAAGTAGTATATTATTAAGAAATATTAAAAAAGTATTTATAGAAATACGGATCATAATCAATACAGGTGATAACATGGTTATGGGATGTGTTTTAATAAAATTGATGCCGGGAATAGATAAGAAAGCATTTGATACTATAAAGAAATTAGAATCAAAAGGAACCTACGCACTCTTTGGTGTGTACGATGTGTTGATGATGGTTGAAGCTGGAGATATTAAAGAACTTACAAGCTTTGTAGTGGACAATATAAGAAGTATAGAAGGCGTTGAAAGCACAAGAACAATGATAGGTGCAGAAATTTAATTTTTTACCATATTTTTTGAAATTCAGTATTTTTATTTTTTTAAAACCAGTTACAGCAAAACTTTTAAAAACAAGTTTGAAACTATCTTATTTAGATGCTGTATTCATTCATAAATTCTATTTTTAAAAAACTCCAGTTATATAGTTTTTAAAAGGAGATGAAGATGAACGATACTCAGAAAATAAGATCAAAACTAAATAAGATTGTTAAAAAAACTGTTGACCACAAAAAAGTATTTGGATGTGTGGTTAATGTTGAATCAGGAGATAATACGCTCTCCTGGATTGGTTCTGCGGGCAATATAAATAATAAAACACCATATTTCATTGCCAGTACTACCAAGTTATATATCACAGCTATCCTGCTAAAGCTTAGATCTGAAGGGAAAATTAAATTAAAAGATAAAATATCTAAATATATTCCCATAGAATCAATATCAGGCATTCACAATTACAAAGGTACTGATTATTCTGATAAAATTACTATTGAGCAACTTATGGCACATAATTCAGGGTTACCTGATTACTTTGAAGAGAAAACTGATATTGGTAAGACATTACGCCAAGAACTCTCTCTCGGACATGATCGTTCCTGGGATTTTCAAAAAGTAATGCATGATGTTAAAAAGCTGAAACCAAAGTTCAAACCCGGTGCCAGGAAGAAGGCTTTTTATTCAGATACAAATTATCAGCTTCTTGGAAGGATTATAGAACTGATAACCAATAAAAATATGGGCGATGTCTTCAACGATTTAATTTTTAATCCTTTAAAACTTAAAAAGACCTATCTATATCAAGATATCAACGATAAAACCCCTATTGACATATATTTTAAAAAACAGCAGATTCACGTTCCTCAAGCAATGGCTTCATTTGGACCCGACGGAGGAATTGTGTCCACAGCCCAAGAATCCATGATTTTTTTAAAATCTTTCTTCAACGGTATTTTTTTCCAAAAAAAAGTTATAAATGAATTAAAACACTGGAACAATATATTCTTTCCACTTAAATATGGTACCGGCATAATGCAATTTAAATTGCCCCGAATATTTTCCCCTTTCAAATCATACCCTGAATTTATCGGGCATTCTGGATTATCCGGCGCATTTGAATGGCACTGTCCAGAAAAGGATTTATATTTAACTGGTACAGTTAATCAGTTATCTAATCCTGACCTGTCTTTTAAACTGCTAATAAAAATAATTGATTGTTTTAAATAAAGTTTTTTAAGTTATATAGCTCAAATTCATTCAAACCTTGTGTTCGGGCACTGGAAATCTGTCAAATTTTGACATATTTTCTTCCTAAAAACTGAATTCACAAACAAAGGCCATGTGATCTTTCTCATAAGGTTCAAGCTTCACTTTTTCAATCACTCTAAATCCTTGTGTCTTTAACTTTGATTCTTCTTCTTTGAATATCTTATTTGGAGCCTTTGTAACATCAATACTCCTTGCTTTTATCATTAAAATACCAATTCCCTCTCCTTTTAGATATAAACGCATATTATCCATGAAAAGCTCTGACTGGCTGGGCTGTGCAACATCTGAATAAATAACATCAACTTTTTGAACCAGATTCATATAACTACGTGGTTTTGTGGCATCATCAAGAATTGGAACCATATTTTCACGGGCTTTGCAAACATCCATCAGATTTCTCATCATCCTCGGCGAAAACTCAACACAATAAATCAAACCATTTTTACAAACATCTGAAATATGTGAAAGCGTGGTGCCTGCTGATGCCCCTAAATAAAGTACTTTTGAATCATTTTCAAATGGAAAAACACTTAAACCATTTAAAATAGCTGCAGAAAGCTTAGATCGTCTTGGATCCCATATTCTATACTCTTTATCTTTAAGTTCAACCAGTCTTTCGCTGTAAACTTTAATTCCGGGATTTAAATTTTCTGTTGCAATATGATTGTCTATTTCATAGACTCC comes from Methanobacterium sp. and encodes:
- a CDS encoding PsbP-related protein — its product is MNSPRRDNKNLLRIPEKTKNKGIITHFWIRYRKELIAGAIAVLVAVLILIITGSGSTAQNDTVTPPDKTIEIPVKIYSAGGIYLEYPASWNVTTDKVNGTTMEIVIQDPSSVNNPDSAQLAAFTILKLQKEPYQTLEQGKDRFIQSLIISGANIAPTNTTNKTVAGINATETIYRGNSPEYKDIQFKLIYFEENNIIYILAFLTRGTDLQSQAPYFDMILNSFKLQ
- a CDS encoding KH domain-containing protein; translated protein: MVLPVCDVCLKSGMLCQGCENKLKSGEITQLDLDIAKLLFKLGEGKIGFKKTIEIGDVVIIVTDKDQVGKIIGKSGKIVRAISKKVGKKVRVIGEGSDFKEIARDLIAPARISGINIVYGMDGEKKYKIRVMREDSRRLPSRLNVLNNIMNQLTDEKTVIVIDDL
- the coaBC gene encoding bifunctional phosphopantothenoylcysteine decarboxylase/phosphopantothenate--cysteine ligase CoaBC; this encodes MEIVLCVTGSIAATETIKLAREFRRQGVDVKCFMSDGACEIIHPYSMEFATGQKVVTKLTGEVEHVKYADADMIIVAPATANVISKFACKIADNPINTLLITASGYETPVLMVPSMHNSMYKAVKDHIETLKNEDISFVKPKIGEGKAKFPDIQDIVLHAMRQLGNGKLKGKKVLVSAGATYEKIDEVRGITNRSSGKMGVEIAKEAFIKGADVTLIRGKMTAHIPNIFNVIEVESVSQMRSAVLEQVKSHDIFISAAAVSDFIPKIEKGENKISSNEDITLKLERAPKIIGEVKKINPEIFLVGFKVEYNISRDELIKSASKRIEEHGIDLMVANDVAVEGAGFGEDRNQVILIDGEIVDVPLSLKKDVASKIIDRVLKKYSLNF
- a CDS encoding Lrp/AsnC ligand binding domain-containing protein — its product is MVMGCVLIKLMPGIDKKAFDTIKKLESKGTYALFGVYDVLMMVEAGDIKELTSFVVDNIRSIEGVESTRTMIGAEI
- a CDS encoding serine hydrolase domain-containing protein encodes the protein MNDTQKIRSKLNKIVKKTVDHKKVFGCVVNVESGDNTLSWIGSAGNINNKTPYFIASTTKLYITAILLKLRSEGKIKLKDKISKYIPIESISGIHNYKGTDYSDKITIEQLMAHNSGLPDYFEEKTDIGKTLRQELSLGHDRSWDFQKVMHDVKKLKPKFKPGARKKAFYSDTNYQLLGRIIELITNKNMGDVFNDLIFNPLKLKKTYLYQDINDKTPIDIYFKKQQIHVPQAMASFGPDGGIVSTAQESMIFLKSFFNGIFFQKKVINELKHWNNIFFPLKYGTGIMQFKLPRIFSPFKSYPEFIGHSGLSGAFEWHCPEKDLYLTGTVNQLSNPDLSFKLLIKIIDCFK
- a CDS encoding fibrillarin-like rRNA/tRNA 2'-O-methyltransferase, translated to MEIRQKFTGVYEIDNHIATENLNPGIKVYSERLVELKDKEYRIWDPRRSKLSAAILNGLSVFPFENDSKVLYLGASAGTTLSHISDVCKNGLIYCVEFSPRMMRNLMDVCKARENMVPILDDATKPRSYMNLVQKVDVIYSDVAQPSQSELFMDNMRLYLKGEGIGILMIKARSIDVTKAPNKIFKEEESKLKTQGFRVIEKVKLEPYEKDHMAFVCEFSF